In one Silene latifolia isolate original U9 population chromosome 10, ASM4854445v1, whole genome shotgun sequence genomic region, the following are encoded:
- the LOC141607529 gene encoding uncharacterized protein LOC141607529, whose product MLSQALVKGYSRKNISPRCLIKVDIRKAFDSLQWSFLSNTLLLLGFPPKFRGWIMSCISSPWFSLKINGELTGFFQGRSGIRQGDPLSPYLFVLGMGILSRYLRRICDQTQVSYHPKCSNIKLTHLIFADDLMIFIRGDVPSVSAISDTLHKFALLSGLHANTEKTNIYFGGVSEPVKELILSSTGFSEGAFPFRYLGLPLHTSRLTSDMFDTIIIKIQQAMAHWSNCFLPYAGKLQLINSIVFGLKNFWCSTVLIPRTVIAHINKLCKDFFWGIPMGSRKMVFKSWHQISSPWSSASDQGLWSRWVQKYILKHEDIWHISSKVHYPSSFKSILAARDRLVELSGSISSAHHLIQGWLSGSKLPLQQVYGFFRNAPAAGSWTKGILHSRIIPSHRIVCSLAVQNQLATIDNLKLRGMQFVNRCSLCEHEEESQGHLFFSCSFSASVWHQVLAWMGHMRSGVSLKDELTFPIKGARNWQKAWFDVSLTTSVHQIWTERNARIFQGHSRPVIGLVRRIKFFVIVRMLMWKHHSQYRLLEETLCN is encoded by the exons ATGCTTTCCCAGGCTTTAGTTAAAGGATACAGCAGGAAAAATATTTCTCCCCGTTGCTTGATTAAAGTTGATATTAGAAAGGCCTTTGACTCTTTGCAATGGTCTTTTCTCTCTAATACTTTGCTGCTTCTGGGGTTTCCTCCTAAATTCAGAGGTTGGATCATGAGCTGTATCTCCAGTCCCTGGTTTTCTCTTAAGATTAATGGTGAACTTACTGGTTTCTTCCAAGGCAGGAGTGGCATTAGACAGGGTGACCCCTTGTCTCCTTATCTCTTTGTCTTAGGGATGGGAATTCTTTCTCGTTATCTCAGAAGAATTTGTGATCAAACTCAGGTTTCTTATCATCCTAAGTGCAGCAATATCAAGCTTACCCATCTtatttttgctgatgatttaatgATTTTCATTAGAGGTGATGTTCCATCTGTTTCTGCTATTTCTGATACTCTTCATAAGTTTGCTCTCCTCTCTGGTTTACATGCTAACACTGAGAAAACTAACATCTATTTTGGTGGTGTCTCTGAACCAGTCAAAGAGCTTATACTCAGTTCTACTGGGTTTTCTGAAGGAGCATTCCCCTTCAGGTATTTAGGGCTCCCCTTGCACACTTCTAGACTAACCAGTGACATGTTTGACActatcatcatcaaaattcagCAAGCAATGGCTCACTGGTCAAACTGTTTTCTGCCTTATGCTGGTAAATTGCAGCTAATCAATTCTATTGTTTTTGGCCTTAAGAATTTTTGGTGCTCTACTGTTCTTATTCCTAGAACTGTGATTGCTCATATCAATAAACTTTGTAAAGATTTCTTCTGGGGTATCCCTATGGGTTCCAGAAAGATGGTCTTTAAAAGCTGGCACCAAATTTCTTCTCCATGGTCTTCTG CTTCTGATCAGGGGTTATGGAGTAGATGGGTGCAGAAGTATATTCTCAAGCATGAGGACATTTGGCATATTTCTTCAAAAGTTCATTATCCATCCAGTTTCAAGAGTATTTTAGCTGCTAGAGACAGATTGGTTGAGCTATCTGGTTCAATCTCTTCTGCTCATCATCTCATACAAGGTTGGCTATCTGGTTCAAAGCTACCACTACAGCAGGTTTATGGTTTTTTCAGGAATGCTCCTGCTGCTGGGTCTTGGACCAAAGGAATCTTACATTCTCGTATTATTCCTAGTCATAGAATTGTTTGCTCCCTGGCTGTTCAGAATCAGTTAGCTACTATTGATAACCTCAAGCTTAGGGGTATGCAATTTGTTAACAGATGCTCTCTATGTGAACATGAGGAGGAGTCTCAAGGCCATCTGTTCTTCAGTTGTTCCTTTTCTGCTTCTGTTTGGCACCAGGTGCTGGCTTGGATGGGTCACATGAGGTCTGGTGTTTCCCTTAAAGATGAGCTGACTTTTCCTATCAAAGGAGCTAGGAACTGGCAGAAAGCTTGGTTTGATGTGTCCCTTACTACCTCTGTTCACCAGATCTGGACTGAACGCAATGCCAGAATTTTTCAAGGTCACTCTCGTCCTGTCATTGGGCTTGTGAGGAGAATCAAGTTTTTTGTCATTGTCCGAATGCTTATGTGGAAGCATCACTCTCAGTATAGGCTTCTAGAGGAGACTTTGTGTAATTAA